Within bacterium, the genomic segment ATCCAGTGACGCCGGGCGTGTGCAGGATGTTACGCGGCACGTTGCCTCACACGACAGCCCCCGCCGCCTCCCGGTAGACGTCCAGCGTCCGTGCTGCCGTCGCGGCCCAGGGAAAGGCCCGCGCCCGCGCCGCGCCCGAGAGTTGGGTCTCGGTGGCCACGTGCGCTTCTGCGGGTTTGTCCCCGACGGAGCCCTGCCCGCCCTGATCACCGGTGCCAGCGCGTTTTTGTTCCCGTCGCTGTACGAAGGGTTTGGGCTCCCCATCCTCGAGGCCATGGCCTGCGGCACGCCGGTGGTCACGAGCGACTGTTCGTCGATGCCGGAGGTCGCCGCCGATGCGGCCGTGCTCGTCGACCCGGCGCGCCCGGACGCCATTGCGGACGGCATCCGACGGGTCTTGGCCGACGACGCGTTGCGCGCGACGCTCAAGGGCCGGGGCGCGGCGCGGGCGCGGGCCTTTCCCTGGGCCGCGACGGCAGCACGGACGCTGGACGTCTACCGGGAGGCGGCGGGGGCTGTCGTGTGAGGCAACGTGCCGCGTAACATCCTGCACACGCCCGGCGTCACTGGATTAATGTGGGTCGGTCCGGCCTTCGAGGCCTCAGGCTACGGAGCCGTCTCCCGTGCCTTCGTGTTTGGTCTCACCGATGCAGGACTGCCGGTGCAGCTGCGCATCGTGGGGGCAGATGACCGGAAGCTTCTCGAGCCGGGGGTAGGGACCCGGCTTGTGAGGTTGCGTGGCACCGATGTGGGACCGTACCCCGCCGGGCTCGTGCATTACACGCCGGATTTTTATCCTCGTGTCCGCTTCAAAAATGTCGTGCGGCGAATCGGCTACACGATCTTTGAAACCGACCGGATCCCCGAGAATTGGGCCGTTGGGTCTCAAAGTATTGAGGAGCTGTGGGTCCCATCACGGTTCAATTACGAGACCTTCTCGGCTTCAGGAATCGATGCCGCGAAGCTGAGGGTGTTTCCGTACGGGGTGGACACGGAGTTTTTCAAGCCTGTCACAGATCGGCTGGAGATCGGCGCCCGCCGCGGATTCTGCTTCCTCTACGTCTTCCCGTTTGACTGGCGGAAGGGGTTTGATCTCTTGCTGGAGGCCTACTGCGCGGAGTTTCATGCACGTGATGACGTCACCCTGGTGTTGAAGACCCAGTCGGATCGGCATGCTGGGGCAGAACTCGAGCGGCTCGTCCGCGGGTGCCTGCCCGCCTCATTGGCCCGACGAACGGACCTTCCGCATGTCGCCGTCATCGCGCAGCGCATGGACGCCGTGCAGCTCCGCGCACTGTATAACACGTGCGACCTGTACATTTCTACGGAGCGCGCCAGTGGGTGGGGGATGCCGTGTATGGAGGCGATGGCGATGGGCAAACCGGTCGCCGCGATCGGCTGGGGCGGGAGCACCGAATTCATGAATGAGCAGAACAGCCTCCTCATCAGGCCGACCGGCCGGCTGGTGCCCGTTGATGAGCGGTTGGCTGAGCTGCGTCGGATGTACCACGGACACCGATGGGCGGAAGTCAAAGTGGACGAGGTTCGTCGTGTGCTCCGGCTGGCCTACGATCATCGGAGGATGCTCCCCGGACTGGCACGTCGAGGCATGCGCGATGTCAGAGACGCATTTTCGCAGGCGAGGGCGGCCGGCCGCATCCACGAGTATCTCCGTTCGTTGCCGGTGAGAACCGCCGGGCGCCCCAGTGTGGAGGTGCGTCGATCCATCGGGGCGAGACGCGTAGCGCAGACGGCCTTGGTGAGACTGAAAACCACTATGCTGAATCGCTTCGCCCAGAGATAGTACCGCTGCGCAGCCGTGATGCGCCGGCGTCTAA encodes:
- a CDS encoding glycosyltransferase — protein: MPRNILHTPGVTGLMWVGPAFEASGYGAVSRAFVFGLTDAGLPVQLRIVGADDRKLLEPGVGTRLVRLRGTDVGPYPAGLVHYTPDFYPRVRFKNVVRRIGYTIFETDRIPENWAVGSQSIEELWVPSRFNYETFSASGIDAAKLRVFPYGVDTEFFKPVTDRLEIGARRGFCFLYVFPFDWRKGFDLLLEAYCAEFHARDDVTLVLKTQSDRHAGAELERLVRGCLPASLARRTDLPHVAVIAQRMDAVQLRALYNTCDLYISTERASGWGMPCMEAMAMGKPVAAIGWGGSTEFMNEQNSLLIRPTGRLVPVDERLAELRRMYHGHRWAEVKVDEVRRVLRLAYDHRRMLPGLARRGMRDVRDAFSQARAAGRIHEYLRSLPVRTAGRPSVEVRRSIGARRVAQTALVRLKTTMLNRFAQR
- a CDS encoding glycosyltransferase family 1 protein, which gives rise to SSDAGRVQDVTRHVASHDSPRRLPVDVQRPCCRRGPGKGPRPRRARELGLGGHVRFCGFVPDGALPALITGASAFLFPSLYEGFGLPILEAMACGTPVVTSDCSSMPEVAADAAVLVDPARPDAIADGIRRVLADDALRATLKGRGAARARAFPWAATAARTLDVYREAAGAVV